Genomic segment of Populus nigra chromosome 6, ddPopNigr1.1, whole genome shotgun sequence:
CGTAATACGGTGTCCCCACTACACCACTCACCATCTCCCCTTCCATTGCAACCTCGGCAGATCCAAAATCCGCCACCTTAACTGTATTCTCCTCGTCAAATAAGATGTTGTCAGGCTTGATGTCTCGATGAACGATGCCGTACGTATGACAGTGAGAGATGGCTTTCATCAGTTGAGTAAAAACCACTCTGGCTTCGTTCTCTGAAAGAACGCCATTGGTGATTATCAAATCGTGGAGGTCTTGATTAGAGCATAAGTCGATTACCATATGAAGGTGAGTTTCGTCCTCGTAGAGGTTGTGGAGTTGGATCATGTGGGGGTGAGGAGAAAGGAAGTGGAGGGTCTTGGGCTCTGTTAAGAGGCATTGCGAGTCAAGGGAGTCCCCGGAAACGAGGCTCTTGACGATGGATTTGACAGCGAAATAGTCTCCGGTGGAGCGGGAGATGCATCGGAAAACAGTACCG
This window contains:
- the LOC133695857 gene encoding phosphoenolpyruvate carboxylase kinase 1-like isoform X1, whose translation is MSEALDRDYQICEEIGRGRFGTVFRCISRSTGDYFAVKSIVKSLVSGDSLDSQCLLTEPKTLHFLSPHPHMIQLHNLYEDETHLHMVIDLCSNQDLHDLIITNGVLSENEARVVFTQLMKAISHCHTYGIVHRDIKPDNILFDEENTVKVADFGSAEVAMEGEMVSGVVGTPYYVAPEVLLGREYGKKVDVWSAGVVLYIMLAGFPPFYGETADKIFEAVLRGNLRFPARVFQSVSASVKDLLRRILCKDVSRRFSAEQVLRHPWVANVADLT
- the LOC133695857 gene encoding phosphoenolpyruvate carboxylase kinase 1-like isoform X2 encodes the protein MSEALDRDYQICEEIGRGRFGTVFRCISRSTGDYFAVKSIVKSLVSGDSLDSQCLLTEPKTLHFLSPHPHMIQLHNLYEDETHLHMVIDLCSNQDLHDLIITNGVLSENEARVVFTQLMKAISHCHTYGIVHRDIKPDNILFDEENTVKVADFGSAEVAMEGEMVSGVVGTPYYVAPEVLLGREYGKKVDVWSAGVVLYIMLAGFPPFYGETADKIFEAVLRGNLRFPARVFQSVSASVKDLLRRILCKDVSRRFSAEQDIHG